A genome region from Triticum aestivum cultivar Chinese Spring chromosome 2B, IWGSC CS RefSeq v2.1, whole genome shotgun sequence includes the following:
- the LOC123044939 gene encoding probable carboxylesterase 15, with the protein MASEDSAAPVVVDDCRGVLLVYSDGAVVRRDGPGFATPVRDDGTVEWKDAEFDAPRGLGLRLYRPRQRNQLLPVFFYYHGGGFCIGSRTWPNCQNYCLRLAAELGAVVVAPDYRLAPENRLPAAIDDGAAALLWLASQAGPAGDTWLTEAADFTRVFISGDSAGGTIAHHLAVRFGSAAGRSELGNVRVRGYVQLMPFFGGTERTRSEAECPDDAFLNRPLNDRYWRLSLPPGATVDHPASNPFGPDSPALEAVELAPTLVVVGGRDILRDRAVDYAARLRAMGKPVGVREFEGQQHGFFTIDPWSDASAELMRALKRFIHTDGRFD; encoded by the coding sequence ATGGCTTCCGAGGACTCTGCCGCGCCCGTCGTCGTGGACGACTGCCGGGGCGTGCTGTTGGTGTACAGCGACGGGGCCGTGGTGCGCAGGGATGGGCCGGGCTTCGCCACGCCGGTGCGGGACGACGGCACCGTGGAGTGGAAGGACGCCGAGTTCGACGCGCCCCGCGGGCTGGGACTCCGGCTCTACAGGCCGCGCCAGCGGAACCAGCTCCTACCGGTCTTCTTCTACTACCACGGCGGCGGCTTCTGCATCGGCTCGCGCACCTGGCCCAACTGCCAGAACTActgcctccgcctcgccgccgagCTCGGCGCCGTCGTGGTCGCCCCGGACTACCGCCTTGCCCCCGAGAACCGCCTCCCCGCGGCCATCGACGACGGCGCCGCCGCCCTCCTCTGGCTTGCTTCGCAGGCCGGCCCCGCCGGCGACACATGGCTGACAGAGGCCGCCGACTTTACTCGGGTGTTTATCTCCGGTGACTCCGCGGGAGGCACCATCGCCCACCACCTGGCCGTGCGTTTCGGCTCCGCGGCCGGGCGCTCTGAGCTGGGCAACGTCCGCGTCAGGGGCTACGTCCAACTCATGCCCTTCTTCGGCGGCACGGAACGGACGAGGTCCGAGGCGGAGTGCCCCGACGACGCGTTCCTCAACCGCCCGCTCAACGACCGCTACTGGCGCCTCTCGCTGCCTCCCGGCGCCACGGTCGACCACCCGGCCTCCAACCCGTTCGGGCCGGACAGCCCGGCGCTGGAGGCGGTGGAGCTGGCCCCGACGCTGGTGGTGGTCGGAGGCCGCGACATCCTCCGTGACAGGGCCGTGGACTACGCCGCGAGGCTGCGGGCGATGGGGAAGCCAGTGGGGGTGAGGGAGTTCGAGGGGCAGCAGCACGGCTTCTTCACCATCGACCCGTGGTCCGACGCGTCCGCGGAGCTCATGCGCGCGCTCAAGCGCTTCATCCACACCGACGGGCGCTTCGACTAG
- the LOC123044937 gene encoding D-lactate dehydrogenase [cytochrome], mitochondrial isoform X1, with translation MRSPTPVNRCPPILTSTWSSVRSVLPPSMAASLFRLSRPRRVLLPLSALRLPFSTQPLPQPRDPSSPNSNRGLPAFLSFLAAAAAGGITGSVALCDAGPDHRVGGKDSTELLVRGERKRVPRQFIEELASFLGENLTVDYEERSFHGTPQNSFHKAVNVPDVVVFPKSQYEVRNIVMTCNKYKVPIVPYGGATSIEGHTLAPHGGVCIDMSSMKKIKSLHVEDMDVVVEPGVGWIELNEYLKPHGLFFPLDPGPGATIGGMCATRCSGSLAVRYGTMRDNVINLQAVLPDGDVVKTGSRARKSAAGYDLTRLIIGSEGTLGVITEVTLRLQKLPSHSVVAMCNFQTVKDAADVAIATMHSGIQVSRVELLDEVQIRAINMANGKSLPEVPTLMFEFIGTEAYALEQTLLVQKIAAEHHGSDFIFVEEPNAKEELWKIRKEALWAGFAMKPDHEAMITDVCVPLSRLAECISVSKQLLDASPLTCLVIAHAGDGNFHTIILFDPSQEEERREAERLNHFMVHTALSMEGTCTGEHGVGTGKMKAVPGEGAGDGVTEDDEKDKGRAGSQQHHESRKAHPTPRLHLTNEVPDSMAVGSVVQVCRGAATECVHETFGSVTALPEDSNTYYMSYNTTYSTRPGHTE, from the exons atgcgttccccaacaccagtgAATCGATGCCCCCCCATCCTGACGAGCACGTGGTCCAGTGTCCGATCCGTCCTGCCGCCATCCATGGCCGCCTCCCTCTTCCGCCTCTCCCGGCCCCGCCGCGTGCTCCTCCCCTTGTCCGCCCTCCGCCTCCCTTTCTCCACCCAGCCCCTCCCGCAGCCCCGGGACCCGTCCTCCCCCAATTCCAACCGCGGCCTTCCTGCCTTCCTCTCCTTcctcgccgccgcagccgcagGCGGAATCACCGGTTCCGTCGCTCTCTGCGATGCCGGCCCCGACCACCG GGTCGGCGGGAAAGACAGCACCGAGCTGTTGGTGCGTGGGGAGCGCAAGCGCGTGCCACGGCAGTTCATAGAAGAGCTCGCATCCTTCCTCGGG GAGAACCTGACGGTGGATTACGAGGAGAGGAGCTTCCACGGGACGCCGCAGAATAGCTTCCACAAGGCAGTCAACGTGCCCGACGTCGTCGTCTTCCCAAA GTCCCAGTATGAGGTACGgaatattgtgatgacttgtaaTAAGTACAAG GTGCCGATTGTACCATATGGTGGGGCTACATCAATTGAGGGACATACGTTGGCACCTCATGGTGGTGTTTGCATTGACATGTCTTCAATGAAG AAAATCAAATCTCTGCATGTTGAGGATATGGATGTTGTAGTTGAACCAGGAGTTGGATGGATTGAGCTGAATGAATACCTGAAACCCCATGGTCTCTTTTTCCCTCTTGACCCAG GACCTGGAGCCACTATTGGTGGAATGTGCGCTACACGATGTTCTGGTTCATTAGCCGTGAG GTATGGAACTATGCGGGACAATGTTATCAATCTTCAG GCTGTTCTACCAGATGGCGACGTTGTCAAGACCGGTTCTCGGGCTCGAAAGAGTGCAGCTGG ATATGACCTAACTCGGTTGATTATTGGAAGTGAAGGGACTTTAGGGGTAATTACAGAAGTGACTTTACGACTTCAAAAGCTTCCATCTCATTCCGTG GTTGCTATGTGCAATTTTCAAACGGTTAAGGATGCTGCTGATGTTGCTATTGCAACAATGCATTCTGGCATACAG GTCTCGAGAGTGGAATTGTTAGATGAGGTTCAGATAAGGGCAATAAACATGGCAAACGGTAAAAGCTTGCCTGAAGTGCCGACCTTGATGTTTGAATTCATAGGGACAG AAGCATATGCACTTGAACAAACACTGTTGGTTCAAAAGATTGCTGCAGAGCACCATGGTTCTGATTTTATTTTTGTGGAGGAGCCAAATGCTAAAGAGGAACTGTGGAAG ATCAGGAAGGAGGCACTTTGGGCTGGTTTTGCCATGAAACCTGATCATGAAGCTATGATAACG GATGTTTGTGTTCCATTGTCTAGACTTGCAGAATGCATATCTGTATCTAAGCAACTACTTGATGCGTCACCATTGACTTG TTTGGTTATCGCCCATGCCGGTGACGGAAATTTCCACACAATTATCCTATTTGATCCAAGCCAGGAGGAAGAGCGAAGGGAAGCAGAGAGACTAAACCATTTCATGGTTCATACTGCTCTGTCCATGGAAGGTACATGCACAGGAGAGCATGGTGTTGGCACAGGGAAAATGAAGGCAG TACCTGGAGAAGGAGCTGGGGATGGAGTCACTGAAGACGATGAAAAGGATAAAGGCCGCGCTGGATCCCAACAACATCATGAATCCAGGAAAGCTCATCCCACCCCACGTCTGCATCTGACCAACGAAGTGCCTGATTCCATGGCAGTGGGTTCGGTTGTTCAAGTTTGTCGTGGTGCCGCCACTGAATGCGTCCATGAAACCTTTGGATCTGTTACAGCCTTACCCGAGGACTCCAACACATACTACATGAGTTACAATACAACTTACAGTACCCGGCCCGGCCATACTGAATAA
- the LOC123044937 gene encoding D-lactate dehydrogenase [cytochrome], mitochondrial isoform X2 has product MRSPTPVNRCPPILTSTWSSVRSVLPPSMAASLFRLSRPRRVLLPLSALRLPFSTQPLPQPRDPSSPNSNRGLPAFLSFLAAAAAGGITGSVALCDAGPDHRVGGKDSTELLVRGERKRVPRQFIEELASFLGENLTVDYEERSFHGTPQNSFHKAVNVPDVVVFPKSQYEVRNIVMTCNKYKVPIVPYGGATSIEGHTLAPHGGVCIDMSSMKKIKSLHVEDMDVVVEPGVGWIELNEYLKPHGLFFPLDPGPGATIGGMCATRCSGSLAVRYGTMRDNVINLQAVLPDGDVVKTGSRARKSAAGYDLTRLIIGSEGTLGVITEVTLRLQKLPSHSVVAMCNFQTVKDAADVAIATMHSGIQVSRVELLDEVQIRAINMANGKSLPEVPTLMFEFIGTEAYALEQTLLVQKIAAEHHGSDFIFVEEPNAKEELWKIRKEALWAGFAMKPDHEAMITDVCVPLSRLAECISVSKQLLDASPLTCLVIAHAGDGNFHTIILFDPSQEEERREAERLNHFMVHTALSMEGTCTGEHGVGTGKMKYLEKELGMESLKTMKRIKAALDPNNIMNPGKLIPPHVCI; this is encoded by the exons atgcgttccccaacaccagtgAATCGATGCCCCCCCATCCTGACGAGCACGTGGTCCAGTGTCCGATCCGTCCTGCCGCCATCCATGGCCGCCTCCCTCTTCCGCCTCTCCCGGCCCCGCCGCGTGCTCCTCCCCTTGTCCGCCCTCCGCCTCCCTTTCTCCACCCAGCCCCTCCCGCAGCCCCGGGACCCGTCCTCCCCCAATTCCAACCGCGGCCTTCCTGCCTTCCTCTCCTTcctcgccgccgcagccgcagGCGGAATCACCGGTTCCGTCGCTCTCTGCGATGCCGGCCCCGACCACCG GGTCGGCGGGAAAGACAGCACCGAGCTGTTGGTGCGTGGGGAGCGCAAGCGCGTGCCACGGCAGTTCATAGAAGAGCTCGCATCCTTCCTCGGG GAGAACCTGACGGTGGATTACGAGGAGAGGAGCTTCCACGGGACGCCGCAGAATAGCTTCCACAAGGCAGTCAACGTGCCCGACGTCGTCGTCTTCCCAAA GTCCCAGTATGAGGTACGgaatattgtgatgacttgtaaTAAGTACAAG GTGCCGATTGTACCATATGGTGGGGCTACATCAATTGAGGGACATACGTTGGCACCTCATGGTGGTGTTTGCATTGACATGTCTTCAATGAAG AAAATCAAATCTCTGCATGTTGAGGATATGGATGTTGTAGTTGAACCAGGAGTTGGATGGATTGAGCTGAATGAATACCTGAAACCCCATGGTCTCTTTTTCCCTCTTGACCCAG GACCTGGAGCCACTATTGGTGGAATGTGCGCTACACGATGTTCTGGTTCATTAGCCGTGAG GTATGGAACTATGCGGGACAATGTTATCAATCTTCAG GCTGTTCTACCAGATGGCGACGTTGTCAAGACCGGTTCTCGGGCTCGAAAGAGTGCAGCTGG ATATGACCTAACTCGGTTGATTATTGGAAGTGAAGGGACTTTAGGGGTAATTACAGAAGTGACTTTACGACTTCAAAAGCTTCCATCTCATTCCGTG GTTGCTATGTGCAATTTTCAAACGGTTAAGGATGCTGCTGATGTTGCTATTGCAACAATGCATTCTGGCATACAG GTCTCGAGAGTGGAATTGTTAGATGAGGTTCAGATAAGGGCAATAAACATGGCAAACGGTAAAAGCTTGCCTGAAGTGCCGACCTTGATGTTTGAATTCATAGGGACAG AAGCATATGCACTTGAACAAACACTGTTGGTTCAAAAGATTGCTGCAGAGCACCATGGTTCTGATTTTATTTTTGTGGAGGAGCCAAATGCTAAAGAGGAACTGTGGAAG ATCAGGAAGGAGGCACTTTGGGCTGGTTTTGCCATGAAACCTGATCATGAAGCTATGATAACG GATGTTTGTGTTCCATTGTCTAGACTTGCAGAATGCATATCTGTATCTAAGCAACTACTTGATGCGTCACCATTGACTTG TTTGGTTATCGCCCATGCCGGTGACGGAAATTTCCACACAATTATCCTATTTGATCCAAGCCAGGAGGAAGAGCGAAGGGAAGCAGAGAGACTAAACCATTTCATGGTTCATACTGCTCTGTCCATGGAAGGTACATGCACAGGAGAGCATGGTGTTGGCACAGGGAAAATGAAG TACCTGGAGAAGGAGCTGGGGATGGAGTCACTGAAGACGATGAAAAGGATAAAGGCCGCGCTGGATCCCAACAACATCATGAATCCAGGAAAGCTCATCCCACCCCACGTCTGCATCTGA